In one window of Haloprofundus halophilus DNA:
- a CDS encoding molybdopterin molybdotransferase MoeA, with product MSHDDLRRAGFKDRTRVADARERLLAAVSPHERTERLALEAADGRALAETVTAARDVPGYDRAAMDGYAVRAEDTFGASGRSPTVLRLVAADDGGDESDETPVNPGEAVRVHTGSELPDGADAVVMVEQTERVGDEVEVFDALAEGENVGDADEDVAEGQSLYDTGHRLRPSDLGLLKSVGVREVETYERPRVAVIPTGEELVQRDPEPGQVVETNGLTVSKLVERWGGDASYRDVVTDDEAALREAVESNLDHDVVVTTGGSSVGERDLTYEVVDDLGEVFVHGVALKPGHPVALGAVDGTAVVMLPGYPVACVINAVQFLRPAVKRAGHLPDDPFPTREATLARKVPSEPGVRTFARVRTETSDDGEGLEATPTRASGSGILSSVALADGWVVVPEEREGLEAGATVAVENWEWSA from the coding sequence ATGAGCCACGACGACCTGCGGCGCGCCGGATTCAAAGACCGGACGCGCGTCGCCGACGCCCGCGAGCGACTGCTCGCGGCAGTCTCCCCGCACGAGCGAACCGAGCGGTTGGCGCTCGAAGCGGCCGACGGCCGAGCGCTGGCCGAGACGGTCACCGCCGCCCGCGACGTCCCCGGCTACGACCGCGCGGCGATGGACGGCTACGCGGTCCGCGCCGAGGATACTTTCGGCGCGTCCGGGCGCTCACCCACCGTCCTCCGACTCGTCGCAGCCGACGACGGGGGCGACGAAAGCGACGAGACGCCCGTGAACCCCGGCGAGGCCGTCCGCGTCCACACCGGAAGCGAACTGCCCGACGGTGCCGACGCCGTCGTGATGGTCGAACAGACCGAGCGGGTCGGCGACGAAGTCGAGGTGTTCGACGCCCTCGCGGAGGGCGAGAACGTCGGCGACGCCGACGAGGACGTCGCGGAGGGCCAGTCGCTGTACGACACCGGCCACCGACTCCGACCGTCGGACCTCGGCCTCCTGAAGTCGGTGGGCGTCCGCGAAGTCGAAACGTACGAGCGGCCTCGGGTCGCCGTGATTCCGACGGGCGAGGAGCTCGTCCAGCGCGACCCCGAACCCGGACAGGTCGTCGAGACCAACGGGCTCACCGTCTCGAAACTCGTCGAGCGGTGGGGCGGCGACGCCAGCTATCGCGACGTGGTGACCGACGACGAGGCCGCGCTCCGCGAGGCCGTCGAGTCGAACCTCGACCACGACGTGGTGGTGACCACGGGCGGCTCGTCGGTCGGCGAACGCGACCTGACGTACGAAGTCGTCGACGACCTCGGCGAGGTGTTCGTCCACGGCGTCGCGCTGAAACCCGGGCATCCCGTCGCGCTCGGTGCGGTCGACGGCACGGCGGTCGTGATGCTCCCCGGTTACCCCGTCGCCTGCGTCATCAACGCCGTCCAGTTCCTCCGCCCGGCGGTCAAACGCGCGGGTCACCTACCCGACGACCCCTTCCCGACCCGGGAGGCGACGCTCGCTCGGAAGGTTCCGAGCGAACCCGGTGTTCGGACGTTCGCTCGCGTCCGCACGGAGACGAGCGACGACGGGGAGGGCCTCGAAGCGACGCCGACGCGCGCCAGCGGGTCGGGAATCCTCTCGAGCGTCGCGCTCGCCGACGGCTGGGTCGTCGTCCCCGAGGAGCGCGAAGGGCTCGAAGCGGGTGCGACCGTCGCCGTCGAGAACTGGGAGTGGTCGGCGTGA
- a CDS encoding DUF7344 domain-containing protein encodes MGNVDNSHRSADISLVREATTVDDEMFATLSDTHRRFVLYALLQFQQLSFEELADIVAGWTNAADWRPVTPEERDDVMLVLRHVHVPKLEAAGYVEYDDESDELVLDSLPASLYDLLTYARAHEGGSVSGDRTTPSEAEDSDQNGGSDAADDSDETK; translated from the coding sequence GTGGGGAACGTCGACAACAGTCACAGGAGCGCGGACATCTCCCTCGTCCGAGAAGCGACGACTGTCGACGACGAGATGTTTGCGACGCTCTCGGACACGCACCGCCGGTTCGTGCTCTACGCGCTCCTGCAGTTCCAGCAGTTGTCGTTCGAGGAACTCGCCGACATCGTCGCCGGGTGGACGAACGCCGCCGACTGGCGCCCCGTCACGCCGGAAGAGCGCGACGACGTGATGCTGGTGCTTCGACACGTCCACGTTCCGAAACTCGAAGCCGCCGGATACGTGGAGTACGACGACGAGAGCGACGAGCTCGTTCTCGACTCGCTTCCCGCGTCGCTGTACGACCTCCTGACGTACGCTCGGGCGCACGAAGGGGGAAGCGTCTCAGGGGACCGAACGACGCCGTCGGAGGCGGAGGACTCCGACCAGAACGGCGGTAGCGATGCGGCCGACGACTCCGACGAGACGAAGTAG
- a CDS encoding Hsp20/alpha crystallin family protein, with product MSALRDSLRELPKAVFADLLESDEAYLLVVDLPGVTAETADVRFEDGRIVIEARREKSLPQEFRYLREDRSLFLDAELPLPPDASGDGAEASMDRGVLELRLPKRTAAPERSIPITDDSAE from the coding sequence ATGTCAGCGCTGCGCGACTCGTTGCGGGAACTGCCCAAAGCGGTGTTCGCCGACCTGTTGGAGAGCGACGAGGCGTACCTGCTCGTCGTCGATTTACCCGGCGTGACCGCCGAGACGGCTGACGTGCGATTCGAGGACGGTCGTATCGTCATCGAGGCCCGACGCGAGAAGAGCCTCCCACAGGAGTTCCGCTACCTCCGAGAGGACCGGTCGCTGTTCCTCGACGCGGAGCTCCCCCTCCCGCCGGACGCCTCGGGCGACGGTGCCGAGGCGTCGATGGACCGCGGCGTTCTCGAACTCCGCCTCCCCAAGCGGACGGCCGCTCCCGAGCGGTCGATTCCGATAACGGACGACTCCGCGGAGTAG
- a CDS encoding deoxyhypusine synthase, translated as MSDDGHDHSDDEAHDDHSDNEAHDDHAEWHPPHREEFDPDPVGHTEVRAGMTVSELVDEYGKAGIGAAAVHEAVDVYAEMLVDDDCTVFLSLAGAMVPTGMRKVVSDLVRDGHVDALVTTGANLTHDSIEAIGGKHHHGAEHAEGKTPREHDETLRDEEVDRIYNVYLPQEHFALFESHLRAEVFPPLEEEGSVGIERLCRELGRANSEVNEREGIEEDAGVAAAAYESDVPIYCPAVQDSVFGLQAWMYSQTSDFTLDALKDMTPLTDLAYHADKAGCLLVGGGVPKNFTLQTMLVTPGAYDYAVQITMDPASTGGLSGATLDEARSWGKLTKEARNVTVQGDATVFLPLLVAAARERIEG; from the coding sequence ATGAGCGACGACGGTCACGATCACAGCGACGACGAAGCCCACGACGACCACAGCGACAACGAAGCCCACGACGACCACGCCGAGTGGCACCCGCCGCACCGCGAGGAGTTCGACCCCGACCCCGTCGGTCACACCGAGGTCCGCGCCGGGATGACCGTCTCGGAACTCGTCGACGAGTACGGCAAGGCGGGCATCGGCGCGGCCGCGGTCCACGAAGCGGTCGACGTGTACGCCGAGATGCTGGTCGACGACGACTGTACGGTCTTTCTCTCGCTCGCGGGCGCGATGGTGCCGACGGGGATGCGAAAAGTCGTCTCCGACCTCGTCCGCGACGGCCACGTCGACGCGCTCGTGACGACGGGCGCGAACCTCACCCACGACTCCATCGAGGCCATCGGCGGGAAACACCACCACGGCGCGGAACACGCCGAGGGGAAGACGCCCCGCGAGCACGACGAGACGCTGCGCGACGAGGAGGTCGACCGAATCTACAACGTGTACCTGCCGCAGGAACACTTCGCGCTGTTCGAGTCGCACCTCCGCGCGGAGGTGTTCCCGCCGCTGGAGGAGGAGGGAAGCGTCGGCATCGAACGCCTCTGCCGTGAACTCGGCCGTGCGAACAGCGAGGTGAACGAGCGCGAGGGCATCGAGGAAGACGCCGGCGTCGCCGCTGCGGCCTACGAGTCGGACGTGCCTATCTACTGCCCGGCCGTGCAGGACTCCGTCTTCGGTCTGCAGGCGTGGATGTACTCGCAGACCTCCGACTTCACGCTCGACGCGCTGAAGGACATGACGCCGCTGACGGACCTCGCCTACCACGCCGACAAGGCGGGCTGCCTGCTCGTCGGCGGCGGCGTGCCGAAGAACTTCACGCTCCAGACGATGCTCGTCACGCCCGGCGCGTACGACTACGCGGTCCAGATTACGATGGACCCGGCGTCGACGGGCGGGCTCTCGGGGGCGACGCTGGACGAGGCACGCTCGTGGGGGAAGCTGACGAAGGAGGCGCGGAACGTCACCGTGCAGGGCGACGCGACGGTGTTCCTGCCGCTTCTCGTCGCGGCGGCGCGAGAGCGAATCGAAGGGTAG
- the speB gene encoding agmatinase: protein MFPGATAERSDANFVIVGAPLDISTSFQPGARFGPDRIRRFAETFDDFDRRTDQFFSDLSVHDAGDLHAWSDVAEYVEFLSGELGDAVRDGAVPITLGGEHTVTAAGVRAVDPDVFVCLDAHLDLRSEYAGDEWSHACVTRRVLDTADEAVILGARTGSPEEWERAESDDVTVVAPEDVADWEPAFDADTSVYLSVDIDGADPGFAPGTGTMEPFGLTPREMRDVVRAVAPATDGFDVVEVNDRDDGQAASLAGKLLREFVYEHAVTSE from the coding sequence ATGTTCCCCGGGGCGACCGCCGAACGCAGTGACGCGAACTTCGTCATCGTCGGTGCGCCCCTGGACATCTCCACGAGCTTTCAGCCAGGGGCCCGTTTCGGCCCCGACCGCATCAGGCGGTTCGCCGAAACGTTCGACGACTTCGACCGTCGAACCGACCAGTTCTTTTCGGACCTCTCGGTCCACGACGCGGGCGACCTCCACGCATGGAGCGACGTCGCCGAGTACGTCGAGTTCCTGAGCGGCGAACTCGGCGACGCGGTCCGCGACGGCGCCGTGCCGATCACCCTCGGCGGCGAGCACACCGTCACCGCCGCGGGCGTCCGCGCCGTCGACCCGGACGTGTTCGTCTGTCTCGACGCCCACCTCGACCTCAGAAGCGAGTACGCCGGCGACGAGTGGAGCCACGCCTGCGTCACCAGACGCGTCCTCGACACCGCCGACGAGGCGGTCATCCTCGGGGCGCGAACCGGCTCTCCCGAGGAGTGGGAGCGCGCAGAGAGCGACGACGTGACCGTCGTCGCACCCGAGGACGTCGCCGACTGGGAACCCGCGTTCGACGCCGACACCTCCGTCTACCTGAGCGTCGACATCGACGGCGCGGATCCCGGTTTCGCGCCCGGAACGGGGACGATGGAACCGTTCGGACTGACGCCGCGCGAGATGCGCGACGTGGTTCGAGCGGTGGCTCCGGCCACCGACGGCTTCGACGTAGTCGAAGTGAACGACCGAGACGACGGCCAAGCCGCGTCGCTCGCCGGAAAACTGCTCAGAGAGTTCGTCTACGAGCACGCGGTGACGAGCGAGTAG
- a CDS encoding translation initiation factor IF-5A, with amino-acid sequence MAKQQKQVRELQEGSYVMMDGAPCKINHYSTAKPGKHGSAKARVEGRGVFDGKKRSLSQPVDAKVWVPIIDRKQGQVVSVTGDDAQVMDLDTYETFTMRIPDGEDFSPESEIEYLEYEGNRKVV; translated from the coding sequence ATGGCGAAACAGCAGAAACAGGTTCGCGAACTGCAGGAAGGCAGCTACGTCATGATGGACGGCGCCCCCTGTAAAATCAACCACTACAGCACCGCCAAGCCCGGTAAGCACGGCAGTGCGAAAGCCCGCGTCGAGGGCCGCGGCGTCTTCGACGGGAAGAAACGCAGTCTCAGCCAGCCTGTCGACGCGAAGGTCTGGGTCCCGATCATCGACCGGAAACAGGGTCAGGTCGTCTCCGTCACCGGCGACGACGCGCAGGTGATGGACCTCGACACCTACGAGACGTTCACGATGCGCATCCCCGACGGCGAGGACTTCTCGCCGGAGAGCGAAATCGAGTACCTCGAGTACGAAGGCAACCGAAAGGTCGTGTGA
- a CDS encoding DICT sensory domain-containing protein yields the protein MTLRQFISAVAAERKQLIVYAAADASVPVEQFETRNVTVERRPLPADGPPGFVVIRDESGFAGSLGLEELRHLVTPPIRRPWSAESESSFRPLFEILDNAVFASFDKRQMVAASREIEERAWRVGHGTLRCGFQSADALRKQRTVYSRLVDETDLEVHVYVAGDRGPTTVDGVRFHLESTAEIGRTWFVVFDGSTYTKAACGLIAEEVEDGLFRGFWTYDGEFVDEILSYLTSTYG from the coding sequence ATGACACTCAGACAGTTTATCTCCGCGGTGGCCGCAGAGCGTAAACAGCTCATCGTCTACGCGGCCGCCGATGCGTCGGTTCCCGTAGAGCAGTTCGAGACGCGCAACGTCACCGTCGAGCGGCGGCCGCTCCCGGCCGACGGACCGCCCGGGTTCGTCGTCATCCGCGACGAGAGCGGGTTCGCGGGGTCGCTCGGACTGGAGGAACTTCGGCACCTCGTGACGCCGCCGATTCGTCGGCCGTGGTCCGCCGAGTCCGAGAGCAGTTTCCGACCGCTGTTCGAGATTCTCGACAACGCCGTCTTCGCCTCCTTCGACAAACGGCAGATGGTCGCGGCGTCGCGCGAAATCGAAGAGCGAGCGTGGCGCGTCGGGCACGGAACGCTCAGGTGCGGGTTCCAGTCGGCGGATGCGCTCAGAAAGCAGCGGACCGTCTACTCCCGACTCGTCGACGAGACCGACCTCGAAGTTCACGTCTACGTCGCCGGCGACCGAGGGCCGACGACGGTCGACGGCGTCCGGTTTCACCTCGAATCGACCGCCGAGATCGGACGGACGTGGTTCGTCGTCTTCGACGGGAGTACGTACACGAAAGCCGCCTGCGGACTCATCGCCGAGGAGGTCGAAGACGGACTGTTCCGCGGGTTCTGGACCTACGACGGGGAGTTCGTCGACGAGATTCTGTCGTATCTGACCTCGACGTACGGCTGA
- a CDS encoding ABC1 kinase family protein has protein sequence MITLVNLRAYWRFFVVFRRFLPLIVAYTRDRNRFLLFGRSRQVTAEMQVERAEVLLDTLLTLGPTFIKLGQLLSTRPDILPPAYIDVLSSLQDDVPPAPWEESRVVIEDELGPVDEAFDAFERDSISGASLGQVYLAEYEGERVAVKVRRPGIEALVDADLRVIKWSIPLVSRFVGEGQAFSLDSLADEFAKTIREEMDYGRERDMLVQIRSNFEENRDIVIPRPIDDVSGPRVLTMEYEPGVKISDVERLDEMGIDRHELAVKLQEIYLQMIIEDGVFHADPHPGNLAVDETGSIIFYDFGMSGTVDAYIQDKIVEFYVAVANQDIDGILDSLVEMGTLSPEADREVMANVMELAIADVRGENIEQYRVQQVIQQVEDTIYEFPLRLPQNMALVLRVATVVEGVCVTLDPDFDFIEVATNYLSETGYREETAKQLVQDAGRQLQLTSEALVTVPPKLDRTLDQLERDNVTVNVRIEDKNDVFDRLSRRIAYSLLFSVGLLSASILYSFGNDWRFAAAALGITLPVGFLLYRSLRKRRKGIRARPQFTRQSMRERRGD, from the coding sequence GTGATCACACTGGTCAATCTGCGGGCATACTGGCGGTTCTTCGTCGTCTTTCGCCGATTCCTTCCGCTCATCGTCGCCTACACGAGAGACCGGAATCGGTTTCTCCTGTTCGGACGGTCACGGCAGGTCACAGCCGAGATGCAGGTCGAACGAGCGGAGGTGCTGCTCGACACGCTGTTGACGCTCGGGCCGACGTTCATCAAACTCGGACAACTGCTGTCGACGCGCCCGGACATCCTCCCGCCCGCCTACATCGACGTGCTGTCGAGTCTGCAGGACGACGTGCCGCCCGCGCCGTGGGAGGAGTCCCGGGTCGTCATCGAGGACGAACTCGGGCCCGTCGACGAGGCGTTCGACGCCTTCGAGCGCGACTCCATCAGCGGCGCGAGCCTCGGACAGGTGTATCTCGCCGAGTACGAGGGCGAACGCGTCGCCGTCAAGGTTCGCCGTCCGGGTATCGAAGCTCTGGTCGACGCCGACCTCCGGGTCATCAAGTGGTCGATTCCGCTCGTCTCGCGGTTCGTCGGCGAGGGTCAGGCGTTCTCGCTCGACAGCCTCGCCGACGAGTTCGCCAAGACGATTCGAGAGGAGATGGACTACGGCCGCGAACGCGACATGCTCGTCCAGATCCGTTCGAACTTCGAGGAGAACCGCGACATCGTCATCCCGCGGCCGATAGACGACGTCTCGGGTCCGCGCGTGCTCACGATGGAGTACGAGCCGGGCGTGAAGATAAGCGACGTCGAGCGGCTCGACGAGATGGGTATCGACCGCCACGAGTTGGCGGTCAAGCTCCAGGAGATCTACCTCCAGATGATAATCGAAGACGGCGTCTTCCACGCCGACCCCCATCCCGGAAACCTGGCCGTCGACGAGACGGGGTCGATCATCTTCTACGACTTCGGGATGAGCGGCACGGTCGACGCGTACATCCAGGACAAGATCGTCGAGTTCTACGTCGCCGTCGCCAACCAGGACATCGACGGTATCCTCGATTCGCTCGTCGAGATGGGGACCCTCTCGCCGGAGGCCGACCGCGAGGTGATGGCGAACGTGATGGAGCTGGCTATCGCCGACGTACGCGGCGAGAACATCGAACAGTACCGCGTCCAGCAGGTCATCCAGCAGGTCGAGGACACCATCTACGAGTTCCCGCTTCGTCTCCCCCAAAATATGGCGCTGGTGCTCCGGGTCGCCACCGTCGTCGAGGGCGTCTGCGTGACGCTCGACCCCGACTTCGACTTCATCGAGGTCGCGACCAACTACCTCTCGGAGACCGGCTATCGAGAGGAGACGGCCAAACAGCTGGTTCAGGACGCCGGGCGACAGCTGCAGCTGACCTCGGAGGCGCTCGTCACCGTCCCGCCGAAACTCGACCGCACGCTCGACCAACTCGAACGCGATAACGTCACCGTCAACGTCCGAATCGAGGACAAAAACGACGTGTTCGACCGCCTCTCCCGACGCATCGCCTACAGCCTCCTCTTCTCGGTCGGCTTGCTCTCGGCGTCGATTCTCTACTCGTTCGGCAACGACTGGCGTTTCGCCGCCGCCGCCCTCGGCATCACCCTGCCGGTAGGGTTCCTGTTGTACCGGTCGCTGCGCAAGCGTCGCAAGGGAATTCGCGCTCGGCCGCAGTTCACCCGGCAGAGTATGCGCGAACGGCGCGGCGACTGA
- a CDS encoding Nif3-like dinuclear metal center hexameric protein, with amino-acid sequence MRLSTLTDRLDEILRTDAYADIDASANGLQVGPEEAEVTRAAVAVDAAVATVDAAAAADADLLVTHHGLSWGGIERVTGGQYRRIAPLVDNDVALYVSHLPLDGHQELGNAAGVADVLGLVEREPFGALGPEHIGQRGRTSDPLDPTDVATALDAELDTGGRGVQVLDFGPEEIEDVAVVTGSGVDWLDEAVDAGVDALVTGEGKQKAYHEAREAGIHVFLAGHYATETFGVRALSERLDEWGVETTFVDHPTGL; translated from the coding sequence ATGCGCCTCTCGACGCTCACCGACCGACTCGACGAGATTCTTCGAACCGACGCGTACGCGGATATCGACGCGAGCGCGAACGGCCTCCAAGTCGGGCCCGAGGAAGCGGAGGTAACCCGCGCGGCCGTCGCCGTCGACGCCGCAGTCGCCACTGTCGACGCCGCTGCGGCGGCAGATGCGGACCTCCTTGTCACGCACCACGGACTCTCGTGGGGCGGCATCGAACGCGTAACGGGCGGACAGTACCGACGAATCGCACCGCTCGTCGACAACGACGTCGCGCTGTACGTCTCGCACCTGCCGCTGGACGGTCACCAGGAACTGGGCAACGCCGCCGGCGTCGCCGACGTACTCGGTCTCGTCGAGCGTGAACCGTTCGGCGCGCTCGGCCCCGAACACATCGGCCAGCGCGGGCGCACGAGCGACCCGCTGGACCCGACCGACGTGGCGACAGCGCTCGACGCCGAACTCGACACCGGCGGCCGCGGCGTGCAGGTGCTCGATTTCGGCCCCGAGGAGATCGAAGACGTCGCGGTCGTCACCGGCAGCGGCGTCGACTGGTTGGACGAAGCCGTCGACGCGGGCGTCGACGCGCTCGTGACGGGCGAAGGGAAACAGAAGGCGTACCACGAGGCTCGGGAAGCTGGAATCCACGTATTTCTCGCCGGACACTACGCGACGGAGACGTTCGGCGTGCGTGCGCTCTCGGAGCGACTCGACGAGTGGGGCGTCGAGACGACGTTCGTCGACCACCCGACCGGGCTCTGA
- a CDS encoding molybdopterin biosynthesis protein, whose amino-acid sequence MTERKEFRDLAEPEEAHAAIASLDLEPEPESVPLAEARGRVLAARVDAELDVPGFDRASMDGYAVRAKDTFGADEADPETLELVGEVHAGAEPDVTVEPGTCAEISTGAVMPPGADAVVIVERTEERGENEIEIRTAVAPGDSVMFAGADIAAGARALGPGTLLTPREIGLLSALGRDEVPVRGRPRVGIVSTGDELVRPGETLQSARGQIYDVNSYTIAAGVEEAGGEAVLYPHAGDDYDEMERLLLRASEECDLVLSSGSTSASAVDVIYRVIEDRGELLLHGVAVKPGKPMLVGRLDDSAYVGLPGYPVSALTIFRTFVAPAVRRAAGVPEPQTATVSGKMAVRERYGEGRMRLMPVGLLEDEAGETLVYPVDKGSGATTSLVEADGIVEVHPDTEYLGEGEAVDVMLFSPDVRPPSLLGVGEDDPLLNRLLDRLGAPRYLPVGSREGLRRLRDGVPDVAVVAGPDDRDVDSVDLGGWRREWGLVVPDGNPAGVTGVSSLVDDDLRFVNRDSNSGLRASLGDQVADLADERGVSRRDLVSEIDGFDRSVKASESPARRVLAGDADAGVGLRTTADRLGLGFVSLGWQDVRVRANPERTGKPSVDAFRAVLDETDDRTDALSGYEMS is encoded by the coding sequence ATGACAGAACGCAAGGAGTTCCGCGACCTCGCAGAGCCCGAGGAAGCCCACGCCGCCATCGCCTCTTTAGACCTCGAACCCGAACCGGAGTCGGTCCCGCTCGCGGAGGCGCGCGGACGTGTACTCGCAGCGCGCGTCGACGCCGAACTCGACGTCCCCGGCTTCGACCGGGCGTCGATGGACGGCTACGCGGTCCGCGCGAAGGACACCTTCGGCGCGGACGAGGCCGACCCCGAGACGCTCGAACTCGTAGGCGAAGTCCACGCGGGCGCGGAACCGGACGTGACCGTCGAACCGGGGACCTGCGCCGAGATATCGACCGGTGCCGTGATGCCGCCGGGCGCGGACGCCGTCGTCATCGTCGAGCGGACGGAGGAGCGGGGGGAGAACGAGATCGAGATTCGAACCGCCGTCGCCCCCGGCGACAGCGTGATGTTCGCCGGGGCGGACATCGCCGCCGGCGCGCGGGCGCTCGGCCCGGGGACGCTCCTGACGCCGCGCGAAATCGGTCTGCTGTCGGCGCTCGGTCGAGACGAGGTCCCCGTCCGCGGCCGTCCCCGAGTGGGAATCGTCTCGACCGGCGACGAACTGGTTCGACCGGGTGAGACGCTGCAGAGCGCCCGCGGCCAGATTTACGACGTGAACAGCTACACCATCGCCGCGGGCGTCGAGGAGGCCGGCGGCGAGGCCGTGCTCTACCCGCACGCCGGCGACGACTACGACGAGATGGAGCGGTTGCTCCTGCGGGCCTCCGAGGAGTGCGATTTGGTGCTCTCGTCGGGGTCGACCTCGGCGTCTGCGGTCGACGTCATCTACCGCGTCATCGAGGACAGGGGCGAACTGTTGCTCCACGGCGTCGCGGTCAAACCCGGGAAACCGATGCTCGTCGGGCGGTTGGACGACAGCGCCTACGTCGGCCTCCCCGGCTACCCCGTCTCGGCGCTCACCATCTTCCGGACGTTCGTCGCGCCCGCGGTTCGCCGCGCGGCGGGCGTCCCGGAACCGCAGACGGCGACGGTGAGCGGGAAGATGGCCGTCCGCGAGCGGTACGGCGAGGGGCGGATGCGACTGATGCCGGTCGGCCTGTTGGAGGACGAGGCCGGCGAGACGCTCGTCTACCCCGTCGACAAAGGTAGCGGCGCGACGACGAGCCTCGTCGAGGCCGACGGCATCGTCGAAGTCCACCCCGACACCGAGTATCTCGGCGAAGGTGAGGCGGTCGACGTGATGCTGTTCTCGCCGGACGTGCGCCCGCCGTCGCTTCTCGGCGTCGGCGAGGACGACCCGCTTTTGAACCGTCTACTCGACCGCCTCGGCGCGCCGCGGTATCTCCCGGTCGGGAGTCGGGAGGGGCTTCGACGCCTCCGCGACGGCGTCCCGGACGTCGCCGTCGTCGCCGGTCCGGACGACCGAGACGTCGACTCCGTCGACCTCGGCGGCTGGCGACGCGAGTGGGGACTCGTCGTCCCCGACGGCAACCCCGCGGGCGTCACCGGCGTCTCGTCGCTCGTCGACGACGACCTCCGGTTCGTCAACCGGGACTCGAACTCCGGACTCCGAGCCAGTTTGGGCGACCAGGTCGCCGACCTCGCCGACGAACGCGGCGTCTCGCGTCGCGACCTCGTCTCCGAGATCGACGGCTTCGACCGTTCGGTGAAGGCCTCCGAGAGCCCGGCCCGACGCGTGCTCGCCGGCGACGCCGACGCCGGTGTCGGGTTGCGGACGACCGCCGACCGACTCGGTCTCGGGTTCGTCTCGCTGGGGTGGCAGGACGTTCGCGTCCGCGCCAACCCCGAGCGAACGGGGAAGCCGAGCGTCGACGCCTTCCGAGCGGTCCTCGACGAAACGGACGACCGTACGGACGCTCTCTCCGGCTACGAGATGTCGTAG